In Mercurialis annua linkage group LG5, ddMerAnnu1.2, whole genome shotgun sequence, a single genomic region encodes these proteins:
- the LOC126683077 gene encoding aladin, with product MPYFPPPGSITICEINRHLTTAESLSDDEAKDTYGKILGMVFSPVPFQPNGDQETRDLQRPSGVFKSMQAFAYRHIFHHNHVNLLQEVDFKGVSWHEHKHMIAFISAPNQVVIHDYEDSEGKDACILTCDAQRDIKVIEWRPNGGNSISVACKGGICIWSASYPGNAASVRSGSTSSLGALSRGSGKRWTLVDFFRSDNDEQISALSWSPDGRYLASASHESSSFTIWDVAQGIGTPIRRGLGGISMLKWSPTGDYFFTAKFDGTFYLWETNTWTSELWSSTSGFVTGATWDPDGRMVLIAFFGSATLGSIHFASRPPSLDAHLLPVDLPEIVSLTGSQGIEKIAWDASGERLAVSYKGGDEVYRGLIAIYDARRTPLISASLIGFIRGPGDDPMPVTFSFHNKFKQGPLLSVCWSSGFCCTYPLIFHSHNLA from the exons ATGCCGTACTTCCCGCCTCCTGGATCAATTACTATCTGCGAAATCAACAGACATCTAA CCACTGCTGAGAGTCTCTCAGACGATGAAGCCAAGGATACTTATGGCAAAATTCTG GGAATGGTGTTCAGTCCCGTTCCTTTTCAACCTAATGGAGACCAGGAGACGCGTGACCTGCAAAGACCTAGTGGCGTGTTTAAATCGATGCAGGCCTTTGCTTACCGCCACATTTTTCATCACAATCAT GTAAACTTGTTGCAAGAGGTGGATTTTAAAGGGGTGAGCTGGCACGAGCATAAGCATATGATTGCATTCATCTCTGCCCCAAATCAGGTCGTTATTCATGATTATGAAGATTCAG AAGGGAAGGATGCATGCATCCTGACTTGTGATGCTCAAAGAGACATTAAAGTTATTGAGTGGAGGCCGAATGGTGGAAATTCTATTTCAGTAGCATGCAA GGGCGGGATCTGCATCTGGTCGGCATCATATCCTGGAAATGCAGCATCTGTGAGATCTGGTTCTACTTCATCATTGGGAGCTCTTTCAAGGGGCTCTGGAAAACGATGGACTCTTGTGGATTTTTTCCGGAGTGATAATGATGAGCAAATAAGTGCACTCTCCTGGAGTCCTGATGGAAG GTACTTGGCATCCGCTTCACATGAAAGTTCATCGTTCACCATATGGGATGTTGCACAAG GAATCGGTACCCCCATTCGCCGGGGTTTAGGGGGAATATCAATGCTCAAATGGTCACCTACTGGAGATTATTTTTTCACTGCAAAATT TGATGGAACATTTTATCTTTGGGAAACAAACACATGGACATCTGAACTATGGTCTTCAACTAGTGGCTTTGTCACG GGAGCTACATGGGATCCAGATGGACGTATGGTGCTGATTGCTTTCTTTGGATCTGCAACACTGGGTTCTATTCACTTTGCATCAAGGCCTCCATCTTTAG ATGCACACCTACTACCAGTTGATTTACCAGAGATAGTATCCTTGACAGGCAG TCAAGGAATTGAGAAGATAGCGTGGGATGCTTCAGGTGAAAGATTAGCTGTATCTTATAAAGGAGGCGATGAGGTCTACAGGGGTCTCATTGCAATATATGATGCTAGAAGGACTCCCCTGATTTCTGCATCACTAAT TGGTTTTATTCGAGGGCCTGGAGACGATCCTATGCCAGTCacattttcatttcataacaaattcaaacaaggACCATTGCTTTCTGTT TGTTGGAGCAGTGGGTTTTGCTGTACCTACCCTCTCATATTTCATTCTCACAATCTTGCCTAG
- the LOC126681671 gene encoding uncharacterized protein LOC126681671: MSCSAKRCLSFFKALKVTQKFEWNKDCEKAFEELNKFLTTPPLLSCPTKGETLYLYIFARKETIGTILVREEDAQALADFLAEITPSEAEESVPELIWELHVIGTSNEKGAGAGAILKGLGKVKIEYGVNIQSAASKNAAEYEALIAGLGLALELKTEILKIYSDSQLVVNQVKGEY, encoded by the exons ATGTCCTGCTCGGCCAAAAGATGTTTGTCGTTCTTCAAGGCCTTAAAAGTGACACAAAAATTCGAATGGAACAAAGATTGTGAGAAAGCATTCGAGGAACTGAACAAATTCCTGACCACCCCACCATTGCTTAGTTGTCCAACAAAGGGGGAAACACTCTACTTATACATTTTTGCGAGGAAAGAAACCATAGGGACAATACTGGTAAGAGAGGAAGATG CGCAAGCCTTGGCAGATTTCTTAGCCGAGATAACCCCTAGCGAAGCAGAAGAATCTGTACCAGAATTAATATGGGAACTTCACGTAATTGGAActtcgaatgaaaaaggagcagGAGCGGGAGCCATTCTCAAAGGACTCGGAAAGGTGAAAATCGAATACGGAGTAAATATCCAATCCGCCGCTAGCAAAAACGCTGCGGAATACGAAGCCCTGATCGCAGGACTCGGCTTAGCTCTGGAATTAAAAACAGAAATTCTGAAGATATACAGCGACTCTCAACTGGTAGTAAACCAAGTCAAGGGAGAATATTAG